One genomic region from Vitis riparia cultivar Riparia Gloire de Montpellier isolate 1030 chromosome 17, EGFV_Vit.rip_1.0, whole genome shotgun sequence encodes:
- the LOC117934468 gene encoding tRNase Z TRZ1 isoform X1, which translates to MILTFFRLYLQHKKPLSPIYTNALNHLTLCFNPSLSSRRMKNSEANSNVKKKEKGIHIEGYPVEGLSIGGQETCIILPSLKLAFDIGRCPQRAISQDFLFISHGHMDHIGGLPMYVATRGLYRMKPPIIIVPKAIKENVEMLFQVHRAMDESELKHNLIGLNVGEEFYLRKDLKVRAFRTYHVIPSQGYVVYSVKQKLKQEYVGLPGNEIKNLKLSGVEITYTMTTPEIAFTGDTMSDFIVDHTNVDALMARVLIMESTFVDNTVTVEHAREYGHTHLSEIVSYADRFQNKAILLIHFSARYTTNEIQEAVSALPPPLGGRVFALTEGF; encoded by the exons ATGATACTGACATTTTTTAGGCTTTACTTGCAGCATAAAAAGCCCCTATCTCCAATCTACACGAACGCATTGAATCATTTAACGCTGTGTTTCAATCCATCTCTGAGTTCAAG GAGAATGAAAAATTCAGAGGCAAATTCAAAtgtgaagaagaaggagaagggaATACACATCGAAGGATACCCAGTTGAGGGTTTGTCGATAGGAGGGCAAGAAACTTGCATAATCCTCCCGTCCCTCAAGTTAGCCTTTGACATTGGTAGATGTCCCCAGCGTGCAATTTCACAGGACTTCCTGTTCATTTCCCATGGACACATGGATCACATT GGAGGACTGCCCATGTATGTTGCGACTCGTGGGTTGTATAGAATGAAGCCCCCAATAATTATTGTACCAAAagctataaaagaaaatgtggagATGCTTTTTCAGGTGCACAGAGCAATGGATGAGTCAGAGCTGAAGCATAATCTAATTGGCTTGAATGTGG GAGAAGAGTTTTACTTAAGAAAAGACTTGAAAGTAAGAGCATTTAGAACCTACCATGTTATACCAAGTCAG GGTTATGTAGTTTATTCTGTAAAGCAGAAACTTAAGCAGGAGTATGTTGGCCTTCCTGGGAATGAGATTAAGAACTTGAAGTTATCAGGTGTGGAG ATTACGTATACAATGACAACACCTGAAATTGCCTTTACGGGAGATACCATGTCAGACTTCATTGTGGATCACACTAATGTTGATGCTTTGATGGCAAGAGTTCTCATCATGGAG AGCACCTTTGTTGACAACACAGTGACGGTGGAGCATGCAAGAGAATATGGCCACACTCATTTGTCTGAG ATAGTCAGTTATGCAGATAGGTTTCAGAATAAAGCAATTCTTCTGATCCACTTCTCTGCTCGTTATACAACAAAT GAAATTCAAGAAGCTGTCTCTGCATTGCCTCCGCCTTTGGGAGGTCGAGTATTTGCACTTAcagaaggattttga
- the LOC117934468 gene encoding nuclear ribonuclease Z isoform X2, with the protein MILTFFRLYLQHKKPLSPIYTNALNHLTLCFNPSLSSRRMKNSEANSNVKKKEKGIHIEGYPVEGLSIGGQETCIILPSLKLAFDIGRCPQRAISQDFLFISHGHMDHIGGLPMYVATRGLYRMKPPIIIVPKAIKENVEMLFQVHRAMDESELKHNLIGLNVGEEFYLRKDLKVRAFRTYHVIPSQGYVVYSVKQKLKQEYVGLPGNEIKNLKLSGVESTFVDNTVTVEHAREYGHTHLSEIVSYADRFQNKAILLIHFSARYTTNEIQEAVSALPPPLGGRVFALTEGF; encoded by the exons ATGATACTGACATTTTTTAGGCTTTACTTGCAGCATAAAAAGCCCCTATCTCCAATCTACACGAACGCATTGAATCATTTAACGCTGTGTTTCAATCCATCTCTGAGTTCAAG GAGAATGAAAAATTCAGAGGCAAATTCAAAtgtgaagaagaaggagaagggaATACACATCGAAGGATACCCAGTTGAGGGTTTGTCGATAGGAGGGCAAGAAACTTGCATAATCCTCCCGTCCCTCAAGTTAGCCTTTGACATTGGTAGATGTCCCCAGCGTGCAATTTCACAGGACTTCCTGTTCATTTCCCATGGACACATGGATCACATT GGAGGACTGCCCATGTATGTTGCGACTCGTGGGTTGTATAGAATGAAGCCCCCAATAATTATTGTACCAAAagctataaaagaaaatgtggagATGCTTTTTCAGGTGCACAGAGCAATGGATGAGTCAGAGCTGAAGCATAATCTAATTGGCTTGAATGTGG GAGAAGAGTTTTACTTAAGAAAAGACTTGAAAGTAAGAGCATTTAGAACCTACCATGTTATACCAAGTCAG GGTTATGTAGTTTATTCTGTAAAGCAGAAACTTAAGCAGGAGTATGTTGGCCTTCCTGGGAATGAGATTAAGAACTTGAAGTTATCAGGTGTGGAG AGCACCTTTGTTGACAACACAGTGACGGTGGAGCATGCAAGAGAATATGGCCACACTCATTTGTCTGAG ATAGTCAGTTATGCAGATAGGTTTCAGAATAAAGCAATTCTTCTGATCCACTTCTCTGCTCGTTATACAACAAAT GAAATTCAAGAAGCTGTCTCTGCATTGCCTCCGCCTTTGGGAGGTCGAGTATTTGCACTTAcagaaggattttga